A genomic window from Streptomyces sp. HUAS YS2 includes:
- a CDS encoding DoxX family protein has translation MSAVYAVYAVVTVLTAAALGYGAYLDLVGHASIAAIADRLSVPRSWMAPLGVCLAAGSLGLLAGFAVPLLGTAAGIGLVLYFLGAIGAHLRVGDRRLGGALGFLALSVAALVLGAVVHGVHGVR, from the coding sequence GTGTCCGCCGTATACGCCGTGTATGCCGTCGTCACCGTCCTGACCGCCGCCGCCCTCGGATACGGCGCGTATCTGGACCTCGTGGGGCACGCGTCGATCGCCGCGATCGCGGACCGGCTCAGCGTGCCGCGGTCGTGGATGGCGCCGCTGGGTGTGTGTCTGGCGGCGGGCTCGCTGGGCCTGCTGGCCGGGTTCGCGGTGCCGCTGCTCGGAACGGCCGCGGGAATCGGGCTCGTCCTGTACTTCCTCGGCGCGATCGGCGCGCATCTACGGGTGGGCGATCGCCGGCTCGGCGGGGCGCTCGGATTCCTCGCGCTGTCGGTCGCCGCGCTGGTGCTCGGCGCGGTCGTGCACGGAGTGCACGGAGTGCGCTGA
- a CDS encoding glycosyl hydrolase family 8, with protein MRRKGIGLLVLSGLLAVPLTVLPLQATAVSPSADAADAPAAAAAADALVSTGKPAAASSVEGSGFGAALAVDANASTRWASAEGVDPQWLRIDLGSNHTVSRVRLNWEAAYGKAYKIQTSPDGTTWTDVYATTTGNGAVDDLTVSGTGRYIRMYGTARGTAYGYSLWEFEVYGSPTGTGGGGGPAVPFGSHTQPYAAGMLRPSGSQATLDQKVVSYYNNWKSAFVRQNCGNGWYQVISPDADHPYVAEAQGYGMVIAATMAGADPDAKKIFDGLVKWKIDHPSSVNPNLLAAEQDTACRSVNGGDGATDGDMDVAYGLLLADRQWGSTGTYNYKDLAIKHINAIKKDELNPSTHLLKLGDWSSSGDQYYYITRTSDWMVDHFRAFRKATGDSTWDTVRSAHQTQIANLQSTYAPSTGLLPDFVVNTNTTPKPAPGQVLEDPNDGKFWWNACRTPWRIGDDAVTSGDAKSLAAARKLNSWIKGKTGGDPNRIAVGYALGGTQISSGSDPAFFAPFAVAAMTDANSQAWLDALWNKMVGTPIQTDSYFGASIQLQTMITVSGNHWVP; from the coding sequence GCGACGGCCGTGTCCCCCTCGGCCGATGCGGCCGACGCGCCGGCCGCGGCAGCCGCGGCGGACGCCCTGGTGTCGACGGGCAAGCCCGCCGCCGCCTCGTCGGTCGAGGGCAGTGGCTTCGGCGCCGCGCTCGCGGTCGATGCCAACGCCTCCACCCGGTGGGCGAGCGCGGAGGGCGTCGACCCCCAGTGGCTCCGTATCGACCTCGGGTCGAACCACACCGTCTCCCGCGTGCGGCTCAACTGGGAGGCCGCGTACGGCAAGGCGTACAAGATCCAGACCTCGCCCGACGGCACCACCTGGACCGACGTGTACGCAACCACCACGGGCAACGGCGCCGTCGACGACCTGACCGTCTCCGGCACCGGCCGCTACATCCGCATGTACGGGACCGCCCGCGGCACCGCGTACGGCTACTCCCTCTGGGAGTTCGAGGTCTACGGCAGCCCCACCGGCACCGGCGGAGGCGGGGGGCCGGCCGTCCCGTTCGGCAGCCACACCCAGCCGTACGCCGCCGGCATGCTCCGGCCGAGCGGCTCGCAGGCCACCCTCGACCAGAAGGTCGTGTCCTACTACAACAACTGGAAGTCCGCCTTCGTCCGGCAGAACTGCGGCAACGGCTGGTACCAGGTCATCTCCCCGGACGCCGACCACCCGTACGTCGCCGAGGCGCAGGGCTACGGCATGGTCATCGCCGCGACCATGGCGGGCGCCGACCCCGACGCGAAGAAGATCTTCGACGGACTGGTCAAGTGGAAGATCGACCACCCGTCCTCGGTGAACCCGAACCTGCTCGCCGCCGAGCAGGACACCGCATGTCGCAGTGTCAACGGCGGGGACGGCGCCACCGACGGCGACATGGACGTCGCGTACGGGCTGCTGCTCGCCGACCGGCAGTGGGGCAGCACCGGCACGTACAACTACAAGGACCTGGCGATCAAGCACATCAACGCCATCAAGAAGGACGAGCTGAACCCGTCCACCCACCTGCTCAAGCTCGGCGACTGGAGCAGCTCGGGCGACCAGTACTACTACATCACCCGGACCTCGGACTGGATGGTCGACCACTTCCGCGCCTTCCGGAAGGCGACCGGCGACAGCACCTGGGACACCGTGCGCAGCGCGCACCAGACGCAGATCGCCAACCTCCAGTCGACGTACGCCCCGAGCACCGGCCTGCTGCCGGACTTCGTCGTCAACACGAACACGACGCCCAAGCCCGCCCCCGGACAGGTCCTGGAGGACCCGAACGACGGCAAGTTCTGGTGGAACGCCTGCCGCACCCCCTGGCGCATCGGTGACGACGCCGTGACCAGCGGCGACGCCAAGTCCCTCGCGGCGGCGCGGAAACTCAACAGCTGGATCAAGGGCAAGACGGGCGGCGACCCGAACCGGATCGCCGTGGGCTACGCGCTGGGCGGCACCCAGATCTCCTCCGGCAGCGACCCCGCCTTCTTCGCACCCTTCGCGGTCGCCGCGATGACGGACGCCAACAGCCAGGCCTGGCTCGACGCGCTCTGGAACAAGATGGTCGGCACCCCGATCCAGACCGACAGCTACTTCGGGGCGAGCATCCAGCTCCAGACCATGATCACGGTGTCCGGCAACCACTGGGTGCCGTAG